The Deltaproteobacteria bacterium genome includes the window TATAATCCAATACATTAGCGATGGAACGATTGAGCCTGGAATGGAAGACGGATGACGGGCTTAGTTTAGCCGTCAGAAACTGGAAGCCGGAAACTGAACCAAAAGCGTTAATCTGCCTTGTCCATGGCCTGGGCGAGCACAGCGGACGCTATAACCATCTGGGTAACTATCTAAAAGGGGCCGGCTACGCTCTCTTGGCCTTCGATCTCCGCGGTCACGGCCGCTCCCAAGGACAACGGGGCTATGCACCAAATTTCCGGGCTCTGCTGCAAGATATGTCTCTCTCCCTGGAGGAAGGCCAAAAGCTCTACCCGGGACGTCCTCTTTTTCTTTATGGCCACAGCATGGGTGGGACCCTGGTTCTTAATTATGTCCTGCGAAACCACCCCTCGCTGGCTGGTGTGATAGTCACCAGCCCCCTTTTGCGGACGGCCTTTGAACCTCCTCTCTGGAAAGTGATCCTGGGTAGGATCATGTATTACCTGTGGCCCAACCTTTCCCTGGCCAATGAGCTGGATTGCCAGGGTATCTCGCGAGATCCGGCAATTGTCCATGCCTATAAAAATGACCCCTTGGTCCATGACCGCCTTACCCCCCGTCTGGGGATAGACATTCTCCGGGGTGGGTTGTGGGCCCTTGAGCACGCCGCTGAGTTTACTCTTCC containing:
- a CDS encoding lysophospholipase, giving the protein MERLSLEWKTDDGLSLAVRNWKPETEPKALICLVHGLGEHSGRYNHLGNYLKGAGYALLAFDLRGHGRSQGQRGYAPNFRALLQDMSLSLEEGQKLYPGRPLFLYGHSMGGTLVLNYVLRNHPSLAGVIVTSPLLRTAFEPPLWKVILGRIMYYLWPNLSLANELDCQGISRDPAIVHAYKNDPLVHDRLTPRLGIDILRGGLWALEHAAEFTLPLLLMHGDADSIVSAKASGEFAARAGNSCTLKIWPGLYHELHNEPEKDEVLSYLLGW